Sequence from the Natronomonas marina genome:
CTGTCGACCGAGCACCTGGGGATCTACTTCGGCGTCCAGCGCTCGCCGATTCGAACGGCCGAGGAGGCGCTGTCGGTCGCCGAGACGGTCGCCGAGACCGACGGCGTCCACCTCTCGGGGCTGATGGGCTACGAGGCACAGCTGGCGGGGCTACCGGACCGCAACCCGGCCAACAGCGCCGTCGAGAACGCCGCAATCCGCCGGCTCAAGTCCCGCTCGAAGCCGACCGTCCGGCAGCGCCGCCAGTCGGTCGCGGAGGCGCTCGACGACGAGTACGGCCTCGAGTTCGTCAACGGGGGCGGCACCGGCAGCGTCGAGTTCACCCGCGAGGACCCCTGGGTGACCGAGGTGACCGCCGGCTCCGCGTTCTACGCCCCCCGGCAGTTCGACTGGTACGACCACCTCGCGTACGAACCCGCGGCGGGCTACGCGGTCGAGGTGACGCGGCGCCCCGACGACGACGTCTACACCTGCCGGGGCGGCGGCTACATCGCCTCCGGTCCGGTCGGCGAGGACAAGGCGCCCGTCCCGTGGCTGCCCGACGGCGCCAGTCTGCTGGACAACGAGGGCGCCGGCGAGGTCCAGACGCCGGTCCGCTACTCGGGGTCGGTCGACCTCGGCGTCGGCGACCCCGTGGTGATGCGGCACGGCAAGGCCGGCGAACTGTGCCGGTTCTTCGAGGAACTGGCCGTCGTCGACGGCGACACGGTCGTCGACACGCACGCGACCTACCGGGGTGAGGGCAAGTGCTACATCTGACCGACGGCGTCTGGGAGAACTGGTCGGGGAGCACCCGGGCGCGGCCGACCCACGTCCACTACCCCGAGACCGAGGACGAACTCCGCGAGGTCGTCGCGCAGGCCGACGGCACGCTCCGGGTGGCCGGCGCGGGCCACTCCTTCCCGCCCGTCTCGAAGTCCGACGGGACGTTCGTCTCCCTGGAGCGGTACACCGGCCTCGTCGACGTCGACCCCGGCGCCCGACGCGTGACCGTCCGGGCCGGTACGCCGCTGTCGGCGCTGACCGACGCGCTGGCCGATCACGGCCTCATGCTCGAGAACATGGGCGACATCGACGCCCAGTCGATAGCCGGCGCGCTCTCGACGGGCACCCACGGCACCGGTACCGAGTTCGGCGTGATGTCGACCCAGGCAGCCGGGCTTCGGCTGATAACCGCCGACGGCGACATCGTCGAGCTGGGACCGGGCGACGAGCGCTTCCCGTTCGCGCAGGTGTCGCTCGGGACGCTCGGCGTCCTCAGCACCGTCACGCTCGACGTCGTCGACGACTACGGTCTCCACGAGCGGAAGTTGCCCGCCGACGTCGAGGACGTGCTCGCCAGCCTCGACGAGTACCGCGAGTTCCGCAACTTCGAGTTCTGGTGGTTCCCGCACACCGACACGGCGCTGGTCAAGACCCACGAGGAGACGGCGCCGGAGGGGTCGCCGGGTCGCCTCGAGGCCGTCGAGGAGCGCCTGGAGAACCTCGCCTGGGAGGGACTGTGCCGCGCCGGCGACCGGGTCCGGCCCGCCTCGCCCGCGCTCAATCGCTTCGTGACGGCCACGTTCTCGGCGTCCGAGCGGAGCGGTCCCGCACGCGACGTCTTCCCGACGACGCGGTCGGTCCGGTTCAACGAGACCGAACACGGCGTCCCGCGCGAGTCGGCCGTCGAGGCCTTCCGGGACCTCCGGTCGGTCGTCGAGTCCCACGACGTCATGTTCCCCGTCGAGTTCCGCGACGTGGCCGGGGACGACCTGCCGCTGTCGCCCGCCACGGGCCGCGACTCGACGTTCCTGGCGGTCCACGCCTACCACCGCCGCGAGTGGGAACCGCTGATCCGGGACGCGGAGGCCGTCTTCGACCGCCACGACGGCCGGCCCCACTGGGGGAAACACCACACCAAGACGGCCGCCGAGTTCGCCGAATTGTACCCCGAGTTCGAGGCCTTCCGCGAGACGCGGGCCGAGATGGACCCCGACGGGCTCTTCCTCAACGACCACCTCCGGGACGTCTTCGGGGCGTAGCGTCGCCTCTAAGGTCGACCGGCACCTGTTCGGCGTATGACCGGCACCGTCAGCCGCATCCACCTCGCGCCCGGGCAGGGCGACCCACCCGAGGCCGTCGAATCGGTCGAGGCCGTCGCCGGGCGCGGCCTCCGCGGCGACCGCTACTTCCGGGAGGGGGGCACCTTCGACGAGCGCGAGGGCAGCGACCTCACGCTCGTCGAGCGTGAGGCGCTGGCCGCCGTCGAGCGCGACCACGGCATCGACCTCCCGGCGGGCGCCCACCGCCGAAACGTCACCTGCGAGGGGATCGCCCTCGATGCCCTCGTCGGCGAGCGGTTCCGCGTCGGCAGCGCCGTCTGCGTCGGGACCGGCCCCTGCGAGCCCTGCGCGTATCTGGAGCGACACGTCGACGAGCGGGGCCTCTGGGCGGCGCTGGCCGGCCGCGGCGGCCTCCGGTGTCGAATCGTCGAGGGCGGCCGAATCGCCGTGGGCGACCCGGTTCGACGAACGTCCACCGACGACCCCGGAACCGAGGACTAACGTCCACCGGTCGCCCGGGACCGAAGGGTAAAAGCGAATCGGGCGCCTCCGTACGGGTGATGACGGAGCCCATCGTCGGAACGCTCGTCGACCAGGCGACCGTCGAGGCGCGGGTCGAGGCCGGCGAGGCCCCCGGGTGGGTCGAGGACCACTGGCGCACCTTCAGCGAGGGGCTGACCGGCGAGCGCAACGGCACGCCCTTCCCCTGCTTCTTCGGCGCCGAGTCGGTCCGGGACGGCGAACCGCTCTACACCGCCGTGCCCTCGATGACCGACAAGGACGCCCTGCTGGACCTGGGCCGGACGCTCGTCGAGTACCTCGACACCTGGCAGGACCACAGCGACCGCGCGTCGCTGGTGACGTTCTTCCGGCCGCCCGCCGAACCGCTCTCGGAGGCCGAGTACCACGAGGCGCTGTGGCACGTCCTCCAGTTCCTCCACGTCCACGACCCCGAGCCGTGGCCCGATGACATTCCGACGGACCCGGACGACCCCCGCTGGGAGTTCTGCTTCGCCGGCGAGCCGATGTTCCCCACCTGCCGGGCCCCGTTCTACGACGAGCGGATGAGCCGGTACTGTCCAATCGGCCTCGAGATAACGTTCCAGCCGCGGGCGCTCTTCGAGAACCTCGGCGTCACCGCCGACACCGAGCGCGGCCAGCAGGCCCGCGATGTCATCCAGGGCCGCCTCGAGGAGTACGACGGCGTCTGCCCGCACGCCGACCTCGGCGACTGGGGCGTCGAGGGCGACCGGGAGTGGCCCCAGTACATGTTCTCCTCGGACGAGGCCCAGGCGCCCGAGGAGTGCCCCATCACCGTGACCCGCGAGCACCCCAAGTCCGAGTCGCTCCTCGACGACGACCCGGTCGTCGGGCCGGTCGGCCTGTGACCCGTCCCGCCGCGGCGTGACGCCGGGCTTTTCTACGCGCGTCCCGACCGACCGGGTATGGACACGCGCGCGAAGCGCGAGGCCGCCGTCGAGGACCTGCGGGGCTTCGACGGCGTCCTCGTCGCCTTCTCCGGCGGCGTCGACTCCGCCGTCGTCGCTGCCCTCGCCGAGGACGCCCTGGGCGAGGACGCCGTCGCCTGCACCGCAAAGAGCGAGACGCTGCCCGACGCGGAACTCGACGACGCCACCCGCGTCGCCGAGGAGATCGGCGTTCGACACGAGGTGGTCTCCTTCTCGGAACTGGACAGCGAGGCGTTCGTCGAGAACGACGGCGACCGCTGTTACCACTGCCGGTCGATGCGACTGGGGAAGATGTTCGACACCGCACGCGAGTTGGGCATCGACGTGGTCTGTGACGGCACCAACGCCTCCGACCCCGGCGAGGGCCACCGGCCCGGCCTCCGCGCCGTCGAGGAACTGGACGCCTACTCGCCGCTGCTCGAACACGGCATCACGAAGGAGGAGGTCCGCGACATCGCCCGCGAGTACGACCTCTCGGTGGCCGACAAGCCCTCGATGGCGTGTCTCTCCTCGCGCATCCCGACCGGCCTGGAGGTCACCGAGGAACGCCTCGGCCGCGTCGAGAAGGCCGAGACGCTGCTGCGGACCTGGGGTTTCGAGCAGTTCCGCGTCCGCGACCACGACGGCCTCGCCCGCATCGAAGTCGGCGCCGACGAACTGGAGGCGGCGCTCGACTCCGACTTCGCGGCGGCGGCCCGCGAGCACCTCACTGACGCCGGCTTCGATCACGTAACGCTGGACCTCGCGGGCTACGAGACCGGCAGCGTTTCACCCGAGAGCGAGGCGACGACGCCCGAGGAGTCGGACGTGTTCGACGCCGAGTACCCGACGTAGGCGGAGCGGCGTCGGGTCGGCTTGGCAGTGGGATAGCGGTCGTCGAGAACGACGCGGGCTGTCGGTGTCACGAACTCCGACTCACGCTCTGCTCTCGACAGTCCAGGCCGACGCGACCGAGGGTACTTGCTCGTGGCCGACGAAGCGCCGGCATGGACGGCCCACCCGAGCACGTACTGGTGCCGCTGGACGGTTCGCCGCTGGCGGAGGCGGCCCTGGAGCACGCTCTGACGGTGTACGACTGCCGGGTGACGGTGCTGAACGTCGTCACGCCGCTGGACGGCCCGCTGAGCGAGGGCGGCGTCCTCGAGGTGGGCGAGGACCGCCGCGAGGCCGCCGAGGAGCGCGCCGAGACGGTGCTGGAGCGCGCCCGCCGGCAGGCCGAGGACGCCGGCCGAGAGGTCGAGACGGCCGTCGAGACGGGCGACCCCGCCGAGACGATCGTCGAGTACGCCGAGGCCCACGGTGTCGACCACGTCGTGATGGGGAGTCACAGCGAGTCGAAGAACGCCCTCGCCCGGCGACTGCTCGGCACCGTCGCCACGGCCGTCGTCGGGGAGTCGCCCGTCCCGGTCACCGTGGTCCGGTAGTCGCTCCCGGTCCGGTCGCCGTCGGCCGGCGGTCGCCCCCGCTCACCGGACGCCGAGCACCGACGTCAGCAGCCGGTAGAGGCCGAACCCGACGGCGACCGACGACCCGAGCGTGACGAACCAGAAGACGACCGTCCGGACGATTTTCTCGCGGGAGACGCCGGCCGACCCGCCGGCGAGGCCGCCGCCGATGACGCCCGAGATGATGATGTTGTTGAACGAGACGGGGATGCCCAGCGCGATGGCCAACTGGGCGATGAGGAAGCCGGGCACCAGGGCGGCGATGGAGCGGCGGACGCCCAGCTGGGCGTACTCCCGGGAGGTCGCCTGCAGGAGCCGCGGGGCGCCCATCCACGCCCCGGCGAGGATGCCGCTGGCGCCGAACGCCAGCAGCGCGATGGCCGGGAGACCGAGCTCCGTGCTGGCGAGGTTCTCCAGCGGCCCGGTCGCCAGGCCGACCTGGCTGCCGCCGCTGGAGAAGGCGACGACGCTACCGAGAATCAGG
This genomic interval carries:
- a CDS encoding alanine racemase, giving the protein MNEYGAYRTALEDRPLPAAFLDREAFETNVERTADRADGVPVRVASKSVRCRGVLERILAEPGFEGLMCYTGHEAVDLAEAGFEDLLVAYPLVGAAELERVAGAVADGHRIVLMVDSEEHVRRAGAAATEAEADVPLCIDLDLSTEHLGIYFGVQRSPIRTAEEALSVAETVAETDGVHLSGLMGYEAQLAGLPDRNPANSAVENAAIRRLKSRSKPTVRQRRQSVAEALDDEYGLEFVNGGGTGSVEFTREDPWVTEVTAGSAFYAPRQFDWYDHLAYEPAAGYAVEVTRRPDDDVYTCRGGGYIASGPVGEDKAPVPWLPDGASLLDNEGAGEVQTPVRYSGSVDLGVGDPVVMRHGKAGELCRFFEELAVVDGDTVVDTHATYRGEGKCYI
- a CDS encoding D-arabinono-1,4-lactone oxidase produces the protein MLHLTDGVWENWSGSTRARPTHVHYPETEDELREVVAQADGTLRVAGAGHSFPPVSKSDGTFVSLERYTGLVDVDPGARRVTVRAGTPLSALTDALADHGLMLENMGDIDAQSIAGALSTGTHGTGTEFGVMSTQAAGLRLITADGDIVELGPGDERFPFAQVSLGTLGVLSTVTLDVVDDYGLHERKLPADVEDVLASLDEYREFRNFEFWWFPHTDTALVKTHEETAPEGSPGRLEAVEERLENLAWEGLCRAGDRVRPASPALNRFVTATFSASERSGPARDVFPTTRSVRFNETEHGVPRESAVEAFRDLRSVVESHDVMFPVEFRDVAGDDLPLSPATGRDSTFLAVHAYHRREWEPLIRDAEAVFDRHDGRPHWGKHHTKTAAEFAELYPEFEAFRETRAEMDPDGLFLNDHLRDVFGA
- a CDS encoding MOSC domain-containing protein; this encodes MTGTVSRIHLAPGQGDPPEAVESVEAVAGRGLRGDRYFREGGTFDEREGSDLTLVEREALAAVERDHGIDLPAGAHRRNVTCEGIALDALVGERFRVGSAVCVGTGPCEPCAYLERHVDERGLWAALAGRGGLRCRIVEGGRIAVGDPVRRTSTDDPGTED
- a CDS encoding YqcI/YcgG family protein; amino-acid sequence: MTEPIVGTLVDQATVEARVEAGEAPGWVEDHWRTFSEGLTGERNGTPFPCFFGAESVRDGEPLYTAVPSMTDKDALLDLGRTLVEYLDTWQDHSDRASLVTFFRPPAEPLSEAEYHEALWHVLQFLHVHDPEPWPDDIPTDPDDPRWEFCFAGEPMFPTCRAPFYDERMSRYCPIGLEITFQPRALFENLGVTADTERGQQARDVIQGRLEEYDGVCPHADLGDWGVEGDREWPQYMFSSDEAQAPEECPITVTREHPKSESLLDDDPVVGPVGL
- the larE gene encoding ATP-dependent sacrificial sulfur transferase LarE, producing the protein MDTRAKREAAVEDLRGFDGVLVAFSGGVDSAVVAALAEDALGEDAVACTAKSETLPDAELDDATRVAEEIGVRHEVVSFSELDSEAFVENDGDRCYHCRSMRLGKMFDTARELGIDVVCDGTNASDPGEGHRPGLRAVEELDAYSPLLEHGITKEEVRDIAREYDLSVADKPSMACLSSRIPTGLEVTEERLGRVEKAETLLRTWGFEQFRVRDHDGLARIEVGADELEAALDSDFAAAAREHLTDAGFDHVTLDLAGYETGSVSPESEATTPEESDVFDAEYPT
- a CDS encoding universal stress protein, whose amino-acid sequence is MDGPPEHVLVPLDGSPLAEAALEHALTVYDCRVTVLNVVTPLDGPLSEGGVLEVGEDRREAAEERAETVLERARRQAEDAGREVETAVETGDPAETIVEYAEAHGVDHVVMGSHSESKNALARRLLGTVATAVVGESPVPVTVVR